The following coding sequences lie in one Penaeus monodon isolate SGIC_2016 unplaced genomic scaffold, NSTDA_Pmon_1 PmonScaffold_1644, whole genome shotgun sequence genomic window:
- the LOC119569546 gene encoding proline-rich protein 2-like, which translates to MATLTAPSAPSPAPDRDTATAATTAAIRIDMSPPSKNTSPGSGGGPRGAAGTPPPVVPPHLPHLGELPTVGDLRPRLGGSLLPLRRPGSPLAFAPPPDADTTPWPGCTVSLVVSAPPALETPKRFRHTSAQVVGTPATQIKGGARATPHGHQDSPGNKGWLDPWARRSCPDLAQPGSTAGPHAGSPMPLPSVGLRPRPPRSAPSASGPARGGTSCLGARSRRHQLPRLVQPALPTQSVGPPEGGPETPPVRAPARRGQHESPPVGQSDGQTCLHLTCLSCLPSWQQARQCHPVLGAFPRHPEARKAPGRLPRSGPCTGRQQ; encoded by the exons atggcaacactgactgccCCATCCGCCCCCTCCCCGGCCCCGGACAGGGACACCGCCACCGCTGCGACCACAGCAgcgatcaggatcgacatgtcccccccgTCGAAGAACACGTCCCCCGGGTCTGGGGGGGGACCGCGCGGTGCTGCTGGAACCCCTCCTCCTGTGGTTCCTCCGCACCTGCCCCACTTGGGGGAACTCCCGACTGTCGGAGATCTCCGGCCTCGGCTGGGGGGCAGCCTCCTTCCTCTCAGGAGGCCGGGAAGCCCCCTCGCTTTTGCTCCCCCCCCAGACgcag ACACCACACCCTGGCCCGGCTGCACAGTCAGCCTGGTGGTGTCCGCACCTCCGGCACTCGAAACACCGAAGCGGTTCAGGCACACAAGTGCGCAGGTTGTAGGCACCCCAGccacccagatcaagggtggagcccGGGCCACCCCTCACGGTCACCAGGACTCGCCTG gaaacaaagggtggctcgATCCCTGGGCACGACGATCATGCcccgatctcgcgcaacccggatcgacagccggaccCCACGCCGGCTCTCCAATGCCCCTACCatctg tcggactccggccccGGCCGCCCCGGTCCGCCCCCTCGGCCTCGGGGCCCGCTCGCGGAGGCACCAGCTGCCTCGGGGCCCGCTCGCGGAGGCACCAGCTGCCTCGGCTGGTCCAGCCGGCGCTCCCGACTCAGTCAGTGGGGCCGCCTGAGGGGGGCCCAGAGACCCCCCCGGTCCGGGCGCCGGcccggaggggccagcacgagagtccaccTGTTGGACAATCCGATGGACAGACATGCCTGCACCTGACCTGCTTGTCTTGtctgccatcttggcagcaggcacgacagtgtcatcctgtgctcggggctTTCCCCCGCCACCCGGAGGCACGCAAGGCCCCAGGGCGGCTGCCGCGGTCTGGGCcctgcacgggtcgtcaacagtaa